In Sphingomonas crocodyli, one genomic interval encodes:
- a CDS encoding class I mannose-6-phosphate isomerase produces the protein MTVIRLKTHRVLKPWGRHDLAPLFPDQPAAEAPVGEIWYDEEGGAPARDLLIKYLFTSEKLSIQVHPGDKAAQERGFPRGKDEAWVVLAAETHSTIGLGLKQTVSHDALRAAALDGSIEQLVAWKPVKAGDIIYSPARTVHAIGAGLRVMEIQQNLDLTYRLYDYGRPRELHLDDGIAVSDPKPFNGNPPPRALPGNREIIAEGGKFVLERWTGAGDMMLEPGSVPLWVMPVQGAIDLEGQAFAIGEVAIVEDMARLTIAPDSLVYAAYPGSKTLDDIIKPL, from the coding sequence TTGACCGTCATCAGGCTGAAGACTCATCGCGTATTGAAGCCTTGGGGACGGCACGATCTGGCTCCGCTTTTTCCCGATCAGCCCGCAGCTGAAGCGCCCGTCGGCGAAATCTGGTATGATGAAGAGGGCGGAGCGCCTGCGCGTGATCTCCTGATCAAATATCTTTTTACCAGCGAGAAGCTTTCGATCCAGGTTCATCCCGGTGACAAGGCTGCGCAGGAGCGCGGTTTCCCACGCGGGAAGGACGAGGCGTGGGTCGTGCTCGCTGCCGAAACTCATTCGACGATCGGCCTTGGCTTGAAACAAACCGTAAGCCACGACGCCCTGCGCGCCGCCGCGCTCGACGGGTCGATTGAGCAGTTGGTCGCCTGGAAGCCGGTCAAGGCCGGCGACATCATCTACTCGCCTGCGCGCACCGTCCATGCGATCGGCGCGGGGCTGCGGGTGATGGAGATCCAGCAGAATCTCGACCTGACCTATCGCCTCTACGATTATGGCCGCCCGCGCGAACTTCACCTTGATGACGGCATCGCGGTTTCCGATCCTAAGCCGTTTAACGGCAATCCGCCGCCGCGTGCCTTGCCCGGTAATCGGGAGATCATCGCGGAAGGCGGCAAGTTCGTGCTCGAACGCTGGACCGGCGCAGGCGACATGATGCTCGAACCCGGATCGGTTCCTTTGTGGGTGATGCCCGTGCAGGGCGCGATCGATCTGGAAGGGCAGGCTTTCGCGATCGGCGAAGTCGCGATAGTTGAAGATATGGCCCGGCTAACGATTGCACCGGACAGCTTGGTATATGCCGCCTACCCCGGCTCGAAAACGCTCGATGACATCATAAAGCCGTTGTGA
- a CDS encoding type II toxin-antitoxin system HicA family toxin, translating into MRSSEIIGILAQGGWYQVRQTAGHKHFRHPDKAGTVTLPPLHNEVGPGLVASVQRLCSASHC; encoded by the coding sequence ATGCGAAGCAGCGAGATCATCGGCATTTTGGCGCAAGGTGGATGGTACCAAGTCCGGCAGACAGCTGGTCACAAGCACTTTCGGCACCCTGACAAGGCTGGAACGGTCACTCTTCCGCCATTGCACAATGAGGTAGGCCCCGGCCTCGTCGCAAGTGTTCAACGACTTTGTTCGGCATCGCACTGTTAG
- a CDS encoding MucR family transcriptional regulator, with protein sequence MKTDGLIHFTANIVAAHVENNAVSVAAVPDLIKSVHRAIAGLSTETLQPVEELKPAVTIRASIRPDTITCLECGVKQKMIKRHLSTAHGLTPEDYKAKWDLPADYPIVAPNYAIRRSELAKQNGLGTKGRGKIELPKGSKRSRK encoded by the coding sequence ATGAAAACCGACGGTCTCATCCATTTCACCGCCAACATTGTAGCTGCACATGTTGAGAACAACGCTGTATCGGTCGCAGCGGTGCCGGATTTGATCAAATCGGTACATCGGGCAATCGCCGGCCTTTCAACCGAGACTTTACAGCCAGTCGAAGAACTTAAGCCTGCGGTTACAATTCGAGCGTCCATTCGCCCGGATACAATTACCTGCCTCGAGTGTGGCGTGAAGCAGAAGATGATCAAGCGGCATCTTTCTACTGCTCATGGCCTCACTCCCGAAGATTATAAGGCAAAATGGGATCTGCCTGCCGACTACCCGATCGTAGCACCCAATTACGCGATCAGGCGCTCGGAGCTTGCAAAGCAGAATGGCCTTGGAACGAAAGGCCGCGGGAAGATCGAATTGCCCAAAGGCAGCAAGCGATCACGCAAGTGA
- a CDS encoding acyltransferase family protein: protein MERNIQGLRAIAAYMVVVHHILDTFANNLGFHHPINNMRTGGAGVDIFFVISGYIMMLTTSDRPIGPKRFLYNRIIRIVPMYWLLTIVALILIAAGFKMFGQNPIDVKRILTSFGFLPYFGSSGKVIDPILFPGWTLNYEMMFYIVFALCLLRHDVKFRILSVCCILFCFWLAQVYIDDPLVDYLGADVIIGFAAGIMLWRVSRHNIVSPVIAAGFCLLGVLALVMLDYPIPFPIPHARLIVIAGALSIVFGAVCLERHGIKIKDGWLMHEGNASYSLYLIHPFVLQFVAKVAKVMHFGGGYLASFGLAAVMLITSGVAARLLYSKLEQPLSEILKLSRRKANFVRT, encoded by the coding sequence TTGGAGCGTAACATTCAAGGTCTTCGCGCAATCGCCGCTTATATGGTGGTGGTTCACCATATCCTCGATACGTTCGCTAACAATCTCGGGTTTCATCATCCGATAAATAATATGCGGACCGGCGGCGCCGGCGTCGACATTTTTTTCGTGATAAGTGGTTATATCATGATGTTGACGACAAGCGATCGGCCCATTGGTCCAAAGAGGTTTCTTTATAATAGGATTATAAGAATCGTTCCTATGTATTGGCTTTTGACCATAGTTGCTTTGATATTAATTGCAGCTGGATTTAAAATGTTTGGTCAAAACCCGATCGACGTGAAAAGGATATTAACGTCTTTTGGATTTTTGCCATATTTTGGCTCTAGCGGAAAAGTGATTGATCCAATCCTGTTTCCGGGTTGGACGCTGAACTACGAAATGATGTTTTATATCGTTTTTGCTTTGTGCTTGTTGAGGCATGATGTTAAATTTCGTATTTTGAGTGTTTGCTGTATCTTATTTTGCTTTTGGCTAGCGCAAGTGTATATCGATGATCCTTTAGTCGATTATCTTGGTGCTGACGTGATTATCGGCTTTGCAGCCGGGATAATGCTTTGGAGGGTTAGCCGTCATAATATTGTGTCGCCCGTTATTGCTGCGGGTTTCTGCCTTCTTGGCGTGCTTGCGCTGGTCATGTTGGATTATCCCATTCCGTTCCCGATTCCGCATGCGCGTTTGATCGTGATCGCCGGGGCGCTTTCGATCGTCTTTGGCGCTGTATGCCTCGAGCGGCATGGCATAAAGATTAAAGATGGATGGTTGATGCACGAAGGGAACGCGAGTTATTCGCTATATTTAATTCATCCTTTTGTGTTGCAGTTCGTAGCCAAGGTGGCGAAAGTGATGCATTTTGGTGGAGGATATTTAGCCTCTTTCGGCCTAGCCGCAGTGATGCTGATCACCTCGGGTGTCGCGGCTAGGTTGCTTTACAGTAAGTTGGAACAGCCTCTTTCAGAGATTTTGAAGTTGTCTCGCCGGAAGGCCAATTTTGTCCGAACATAA
- a CDS encoding cistern family PEP-CTERM protein, which yields MRSVGVAFAALLATGAMPANAVSTISGSSVFLDASDPLAFNVDFAAQGANSSGATGQATFNFLGASSGNTVYSFSYNIANTSTGLSSNSRLGAFGLNVSVDNPTLSATGTPFSAMTNGGNFNGLGVRDLCFYAGPNCNGGGNAGINVATGEVNGTFTLTFTSATSSLSLTDFVARWQAAQNNGSTSGLGTPNAIPEASTWAMLLIGFAGIGLTARPRRAREKLAIA from the coding sequence ATGCGTAGTGTAGGGGTTGCTTTTGCAGCGCTGCTGGCGACGGGGGCAATGCCGGCGAATGCCGTGTCGACAATCAGCGGGTCGTCTGTATTTTTGGACGCCAGCGATCCTCTCGCTTTCAACGTAGATTTCGCGGCGCAAGGCGCTAACTCGAGCGGCGCCACTGGCCAGGCCACATTTAACTTTCTCGGCGCTAGCAGTGGAAACACCGTTTATAGCTTTAGCTATAATATCGCCAACACCTCGACCGGTCTGAGTTCGAACTCGCGACTGGGGGCCTTTGGCTTGAATGTCAGCGTTGACAATCCAACACTCAGTGCGACCGGCACGCCTTTCTCTGCGATGACCAACGGGGGGAACTTCAATGGTCTTGGCGTTCGCGACCTCTGCTTCTACGCCGGGCCAAATTGCAATGGCGGCGGAAATGCCGGCATCAACGTCGCCACAGGTGAGGTCAACGGAACCTTCACGCTGACCTTTACCTCTGCGACATCATCATTGAGCCTTACCGATTTCGTCGCCCGCTGGCAGGCCGCACAGAATAATGGGTCGACATCCGGTTTGGGCACGCCAAATGCCATCCCCGAAGCGTCGACATGGGCGATGCTGCTCATCGGATTTGCTGGCATCGGCCTAACTGCGCGCCCCCGCCGAGCACGTGAAAAGCTCGCGATCGCCTGA
- a CDS encoding polysaccharide pyruvyl transferase family protein, which translates to MATVQRSVGEGFRDHDKRIEYFIKHDAVQNFGDYLPELFSKELFLHPRVDADIYRLVGSVIDEKWVRHDLGRFNGFVTGQIAFWCCGARGSAGLSNETKQHCLFFGVRGPETREALKLPADTVMGDPGLLAPLLHTPNYCYETAGKSVCFAHVHDAKAPEDVLGMSGADILLSPVIDSSEAALRSLLDKIASADFVLTASLHAAIIACAYGRPFAFWDNGHVDIPFKWRDFAGSVGIPSVFVKDLSEGREVYERQIKPRLKLPPFAPILDVCPFLVRPSYMLKALVADGQIDPTLAEPAIRLLERQKAYQHDEIYRLQDQSAIARAERARPSTYFLGGAGLFARRIKNKVRAALGL; encoded by the coding sequence GTGGCGACGGTGCAGCGCTCAGTAGGTGAAGGTTTTCGGGACCACGACAAGCGCATAGAGTATTTCATCAAGCACGACGCGGTGCAGAACTTTGGCGATTATCTGCCAGAGCTATTTAGCAAAGAGCTCTTCCTTCACCCGCGCGTTGATGCGGACATTTATCGCCTCGTCGGAAGTGTGATCGACGAAAAGTGGGTGCGCCACGACCTAGGTCGATTCAATGGGTTCGTCACCGGCCAGATAGCCTTCTGGTGCTGCGGGGCTCGTGGGTCGGCCGGACTGTCCAACGAAACCAAGCAGCACTGTCTGTTTTTTGGGGTGCGTGGCCCTGAAACACGAGAGGCGCTCAAGCTTCCGGCTGACACTGTCATGGGCGACCCTGGCTTATTGGCGCCGCTATTGCACACGCCGAACTATTGCTACGAAACTGCCGGAAAGTCCGTCTGTTTTGCGCACGTGCACGATGCAAAGGCCCCTGAGGATGTTCTAGGCATGTCGGGTGCCGATATCTTGCTAAGCCCAGTTATTGATTCATCCGAGGCCGCCCTGCGCAGCCTTCTCGATAAGATTGCGTCAGCAGACTTCGTTCTGACAGCATCCCTTCATGCAGCGATCATCGCTTGCGCATATGGGCGGCCTTTCGCGTTTTGGGATAATGGTCACGTCGATATTCCATTCAAATGGCGAGATTTTGCTGGCTCAGTGGGCATACCGTCAGTGTTCGTAAAGGACCTAAGTGAAGGACGGGAAGTCTACGAAAGGCAGATCAAGCCTCGGCTCAAGCTGCCGCCATTTGCCCCCATTCTAGATGTTTGTCCTTTTCTCGTTCGACCCTCTTATATGCTGAAGGCACTTGTCGCTGACGGGCAAATCGATCCGACGTTGGCGGAGCCGGCGATAAGATTGCTTGAACGACAAAAGGCCTATCAGCACGACGAGATCTATCGTTTGCAAGATCAGTCCGCCATCGCGCGGGCTGAGCGTGCTAGGCCGAGTACCTATTTCCTTGGTGGAGCCGGCCTGTTTGCCAGGCGGATCAAAAATAAAGTCCGGGCGGCATTGGGCCTTTGA
- a CDS encoding MucR family transcriptional regulator has protein sequence MDNRKLANITADIVAAHFLKTRVAMREVPPLLLAIHEVVTRLSRPASDQKAPTPAISIRASVKPDILTCLECGSKQKLLKRHLASYHKMSPEDYRSKWHLPSDYPMIAPNYVVERRRLAAKYELGKKLGKRPVAGVRTDPDGSE, from the coding sequence ATGGACAATCGCAAACTCGCGAACATAACGGCAGATATCGTCGCAGCTCATTTTTTGAAAACCCGGGTTGCAATGCGGGAGGTGCCACCGCTTCTGCTCGCGATCCACGAAGTGGTGACCCGACTGTCGCGACCCGCTTCAGATCAGAAAGCCCCCACACCCGCCATATCGATACGTGCCTCCGTCAAGCCGGATATACTCACCTGCCTGGAATGTGGATCCAAGCAAAAGCTGCTCAAGCGCCATCTTGCCAGTTACCACAAGATGTCACCTGAAGATTATCGATCGAAGTGGCACCTTCCTTCGGATTATCCGATGATCGCTCCCAATTATGTCGTGGAGCGACGGCGACTTGCCGCAAAATATGAGCTTGGGAAAAAGCTAGGGAAGCGACCAGTGGCCGGCGTTCGTACTGATCCGGACGGGTCCGAGTAA
- a CDS encoding HEPN domain-containing protein: protein MRSDLDHLPADKQRELSKVVQILFEEFDDALAMAQGTWKRRGRIQKVILYGSYARGEWVDEPYTAKGYQSDFDLLVIVSDKRLTDRAAYWSNLDARLIREQTITHALRTPVNIIFHTLQEVNDGLAHGRFFFMDVARDGIAVYQSSDSDLHEPKPKTPNQILTTAQEYFDEWFSASMRRYEFARFGIEKGHTKETAFELHQTVESLYHTLLLVRTFYTPHVHNLGFLRTQAERIDRRLVDIWPTAHRRERAMFEKLKEAYVKARYSRHYKISEEELRWLGGRVEELGRVVHELCVERLAELRAAVENTRSSTD, encoded by the coding sequence ATGCGGTCCGATCTCGACCATCTACCGGCTGACAAGCAGCGAGAGCTATCGAAGGTGGTGCAAATCCTCTTCGAGGAGTTTGACGACGCGTTGGCTATGGCTCAAGGTACCTGGAAGCGACGAGGGCGCATCCAGAAGGTCATTCTGTATGGAAGCTATGCCCGTGGCGAGTGGGTCGACGAGCCTTACACCGCGAAGGGCTATCAATCGGATTTCGATCTCCTCGTTATTGTAAGCGACAAGCGTCTGACCGATCGTGCAGCCTATTGGTCCAATCTCGATGCGCGCCTCATCCGCGAACAGACCATAACTCATGCGTTACGCACGCCTGTGAACATCATCTTTCACACATTACAGGAGGTAAACGACGGGCTCGCGCACGGTCGTTTTTTCTTCATGGACGTGGCACGTGACGGTATCGCCGTCTACCAATCGAGCGACAGCGACTTACATGAACCGAAACCGAAAACGCCTAATCAAATACTGACGACCGCTCAGGAATACTTTGATGAATGGTTCTCCGCATCCATGCGCAGATACGAATTTGCAAGATTTGGAATTGAGAAGGGCCACACGAAGGAAACAGCGTTTGAATTACACCAGACGGTTGAGAGCCTCTATCATACCCTTCTTCTGGTGCGCACCTTCTACACCCCTCATGTCCATAATCTGGGCTTCCTGCGGACCCAGGCAGAACGTATCGACCGCCGGTTGGTAGATATCTGGCCGACAGCCCATCGCCGCGAGCGCGCGATGTTTGAGAAGCTCAAGGAGGCGTACGTGAAGGCGCGCTACTCACGCCACTATAAAATCAGCGAGGAGGAGCTGCGCTGGCTTGGCGGACGTGTGGAGGAACTCGGCCGGGTCGTTCATGAGCTTTGCGTAGAGCGCCTCGCGGAGCTCCGGGCGGCGGTCGAAAACACACGCTCGTCCACCGACTGA
- a CDS encoding type II toxin-antitoxin system HicB family antitoxin produces MAVVFYPAIIERAGLGFSVFFPDLPGCTSAGSTLHEAALAAENAVIGHLATLAEHGDILPEPSALDEIERDRSIDEVARLLVRALQPGRILRVDLFLEESLIRQIDRVSENRSRFLADAAKMALAARTI; encoded by the coding sequence ATGGCTGTCGTCTTCTACCCTGCCATCATTGAACGAGCCGGTCTTGGATTCAGCGTTTTTTTCCCCGATCTGCCCGGGTGCACGTCGGCAGGCTCAACACTGCACGAGGCGGCGCTGGCAGCCGAAAATGCCGTGATTGGCCACCTGGCGACACTTGCCGAGCATGGCGACATTCTCCCCGAACCATCCGCGCTCGATGAAATCGAGCGTGACAGAAGCATCGATGAAGTTGCGCGGCTTCTGGTGCGCGCCTTACAGCCTGGCCGCATCTTGCGCGTCGACCTCTTCTTGGAAGAGAGCCTCATCCGACAGATCGACCGGGTGAGCGAGAACCGGTCTCGTTTTCTGGCTGATGCGGCCAAAATGGCGCTGGCGGCACGTACGATCTAA
- a CDS encoding DUF6771 family protein — translation MTIDLQTIIHSVIARAPQWVRQDLLAKEAGVRERAEEALAAMIASAIAKAQSPSAAPGEGTSNG, via the coding sequence ATGACGATCGACCTACAGACCATCATACATAGCGTGATCGCCCGAGCGCCCCAATGGGTGCGCCAGGATCTGCTGGCCAAAGAGGCGGGTGTTCGAGAGCGAGCCGAAGAGGCTCTCGCTGCCATGATCGCAAGCGCGATTGCCAAGGCGCAGTCGCCGTCCGCGGCGCCTGGCGAAGGCACGAGCAACGGGTGA
- a CDS encoding acyltransferase family protein, with translation MSDLFEQPRAQRPSSSGANVTPPDKKGLREIAGLQILRAFAAIIVVAHHALEESRGAAGTFSPDWLATSGAAGVDIFFVISGFIMMLTTFSDPTKITKPTIFLLKRSIRIYPLYWICCALVLLAHSFGLFKSLVIGGLLNPLLLVPSKNLIIGVSWTLIYEMYFYVIFAIMLISKPSSLQMATRCTIAIFILYLFSFLMPDSTLQRFLNKPITLEFCMGLWLGRYAIVNEVQIPIWVAASSIIAIVAAPVFVPHGTTSGLPDVQRVAAWGIPSVLLVAYSISFAEARSGISRFGVILGSASYALYLTHPFIMTAYAAILKRSIKISSFNQILPVIMVIIISAIISIFIHYYLEKPLTARLSSVIRR, from the coding sequence GTGAGCGATCTCTTCGAGCAGCCTCGGGCTCAACGTCCAAGCTCATCCGGCGCAAACGTGACGCCACCCGATAAGAAGGGCTTGCGGGAAATCGCAGGCTTGCAGATTCTCCGAGCGTTCGCAGCGATCATTGTCGTCGCGCATCATGCATTGGAAGAGTCACGGGGTGCAGCGGGCACATTCAGTCCAGATTGGCTTGCCACCAGCGGCGCCGCGGGCGTGGATATATTCTTCGTAATCAGCGGTTTTATCATGATGCTGACTACGTTTTCCGATCCGACAAAGATCACTAAACCCACAATTTTTCTGCTAAAGCGTTCAATCCGGATTTATCCACTATACTGGATCTGCTGCGCCCTCGTCCTGCTCGCCCACTCTTTTGGTCTATTCAAAAGTCTCGTAATTGGCGGACTGCTTAATCCACTTTTATTAGTCCCGAGTAAAAATCTCATAATTGGTGTGTCATGGACGCTTATATATGAGATGTATTTTTATGTCATTTTTGCGATTATGCTTATATCCAAGCCTTCGTCTTTACAAATGGCAACCCGCTGCACAATCGCAATTTTTATTCTTTATCTTTTTAGCTTTCTAATGCCAGATAGCACATTGCAGAGATTTTTGAACAAGCCCATCACACTCGAATTTTGCATGGGACTTTGGCTGGGTCGATATGCAATCGTAAATGAGGTCCAGATACCCATCTGGGTAGCAGCTTCGTCAATTATTGCTATCGTCGCAGCTCCTGTCTTTGTCCCACATGGAACAACATCGGGCCTGCCGGATGTTCAGCGGGTAGCAGCATGGGGCATCCCATCAGTACTGCTGGTAGCGTACTCGATAAGCTTTGCAGAGGCTCGTTCTGGCATTTCTCGATTTGGCGTCATATTAGGCTCTGCTTCATATGCATTATATTTGACCCATCCATTTATAATGACTGCTTATGCGGCAATTCTAAAGCGCAGCATTAAGATTTCGAGCTTTAATCAGATATTGCCCGTGATTATGGTCATCATTATTTCTGCTATTATATCAATATTCATTCATTATTATCTCGAGAAACCACTCACAGCACGTCTATCTAGCGTCATACGACGCTGA
- a CDS encoding response regulator has translation MDLGVPETEISLKSALVVDDETLIRQIISAELLALGYQVFTAASADEAIVLLSEGSSFDLLITDVRMPGSMDGIELSRKMRECCVEQQIIIMSGFTGYDAVNSQEFLHFLQKPFTAKRLREEISRLVHV, from the coding sequence ATGGACTTGGGTGTGCCAGAAACTGAAATCTCGCTAAAGTCAGCTTTAGTTGTCGACGACGAGACGCTCATTCGGCAAATCATCTCCGCAGAGCTGCTCGCGCTCGGTTATCAAGTTTTCACGGCTGCTAGCGCGGACGAGGCAATCGTTCTTCTTTCAGAAGGATCGTCTTTTGATCTGCTGATAACCGATGTGCGTATGCCTGGATCAATGGATGGCATAGAATTGTCTCGTAAGATGCGCGAGTGTTGTGTCGAACAGCAAATTATAATCATGTCGGGGTTCACGGGATATGACGCAGTGAATTCTCAAGAGTTTCTACATTTTCTACAGAAGCCCTTCACAGCGAAGAGATTGAGGGAAGAAATATCTCGTCTTGTCCATGTTTAG
- a CDS encoding class I SAM-dependent methyltransferase, translating to MRENENFATTISPGSLVLDAGAGDQPYRHCFSHCTYEAADFEKVDKPYAKSTYVCDLSSIPVADARFDAIVFNQVMEHLSDPLTVLKELRRVLKPGGRMICTAPLFYEEHEVPYDFYRYTQFGWRHLLAKAGFEIEKIGWMEGYLGTVAYQLQTAARYLPIRPRDIAPGGLGYVALPAVALTKFASHLCARLFYRLDEKHRYTAKGFPKNYVLTVR from the coding sequence ATGCGCGAGAATGAGAACTTTGCGACGACGATTTCGCCCGGGTCGTTGGTTCTAGACGCGGGAGCCGGTGATCAGCCATATCGCCATTGCTTCTCCCATTGCACCTATGAGGCCGCAGATTTTGAGAAGGTGGATAAGCCCTACGCCAAGTCTACCTATGTTTGCGACCTCAGTTCTATACCGGTTGCAGATGCTCGTTTCGACGCCATCGTATTTAACCAGGTGATGGAGCACCTGTCGGATCCACTTACAGTACTGAAGGAGCTGCGGCGCGTCCTCAAGCCGGGCGGCCGGATGATATGTACGGCGCCGCTCTTTTACGAGGAGCACGAGGTTCCTTACGACTTTTATCGGTACACGCAATTCGGATGGAGACACCTTCTCGCCAAGGCCGGCTTCGAAATAGAGAAGATTGGTTGGATGGAAGGGTATCTCGGGACGGTCGCTTACCAGTTGCAAACGGCGGCGCGCTATCTGCCAATCAGGCCGCGAGATATCGCGCCGGGGGGGCTTGGATACGTCGCGCTTCCCGCTGTTGCCCTTACGAAGTTTGCTTCACATCTGTGCGCGCGGTTATTTTACCGCCTCGACGAGAAACATCGCTACACAGCCAAAGGCTTCCCGAAAAATTATGTGCTGACAGTGAGGTAA